One Desulfosalsimonas propionicica DNA window includes the following coding sequences:
- a CDS encoding P-II family nitrogen regulator produces the protein MKMIIAYVKLNKIDDVMLALHKVEGLTGCSNSDVRGFGRDRTASEISLDYKPHIRLELACRDELAEKVVETIEKAAHTGLRGDGKIYVLPVENAVRISSGRRGEQAA, from the coding sequence ATGAAAATGATCATTGCCTACGTCAAACTCAACAAAATCGATGACGTGATGCTGGCGCTCCACAAAGTCGAGGGACTGACGGGCTGCAGCAATTCCGATGTGCGCGGGTTCGGCCGGGACCGAACGGCATCGGAGATATCGCTGGACTATAAGCCCCATATAAGGCTGGAACTGGCCTGCCGGGACGAACTGGCTGAAAAAGTGGTGGAAACCATTGAAAAGGCCGCCCATACCGGCCTTCGAGGCGATGGCAAAATCTATGTCCTGCCCGTTGAAAACGCGGTAAGAATCAGCAGCGGACGGCGCGGCGAACAGGCGGCTTGA
- a CDS encoding cation diffusion facilitator family transporter: MMDMIDNNSHQHQTGNYNRAFGIGIILNVLFVGIEAGYGIAAGSLALIADAGHNLSDVLSLLLAWGAALLAAKPASEKRTYGFRKLTIMASLANAIVLLVALGAITWEAIGRFFDPKPVEAMIVIVVAAIGVVINAVTALLFVSGRKHDLNIKGAFLHMAADAGVSLGVVVAGIMIMFTGWLLIDPLISLLIVAVILVGTWSLLRDSMNLAIDSVPRGIDIAGIKRYLTSLENVIKIHDLHVWAMSTTEVALSVHVIVKDGALENDFLPKLQQQLHDRFGIEHSTIQIEKQDDASCMLNKDACI; encoded by the coding sequence ATGATGGATATGATTGATAACAACAGCCACCAGCATCAAACCGGAAATTACAACCGCGCCTTTGGGATTGGCATTATACTTAATGTCCTTTTCGTTGGCATTGAAGCGGGCTATGGCATTGCGGCCGGGTCATTGGCCCTGATAGCTGACGCAGGGCACAATTTGAGCGATGTGCTAAGCTTGCTGCTCGCCTGGGGTGCGGCTTTGCTCGCTGCGAAACCGGCGTCTGAGAAACGGACATATGGTTTCCGAAAATTAACCATCATGGCGTCTTTGGCCAATGCCATCGTGCTTCTGGTTGCGCTGGGCGCAATCACATGGGAAGCGATTGGCCGGTTCTTCGATCCAAAGCCGGTCGAAGCGATGATTGTTATCGTGGTTGCCGCCATCGGTGTCGTTATTAATGCTGTCACAGCTTTGCTTTTTGTATCCGGCCGGAAACATGACCTGAATATCAAAGGAGCATTCCTTCATATGGCAGCCGATGCCGGTGTCTCACTCGGTGTCGTGGTGGCGGGCATAATGATTATGTTTACAGGTTGGTTGTTGATTGATCCACTGATCAGTCTTCTCATCGTAGCTGTTATCCTCGTCGGTACCTGGTCATTGCTTCGTGATTCGATGAACCTTGCCATCGATTCGGTTCCCCGGGGTATTGATATCGCTGGAATAAAAAGATACTTAACCAGTCTTGAAAACGTGATTAAGATACATGATCTGCATGTCTGGGCGATGAGCACAACCGAAGTTGCGCTGTCTGTTCATGTGATTGTCAAAGATGGTGCTTTAGAAAATGACTTCCTGCCGAAACTCCAGCAACAGCTTCATGATCGTTTCGGAATAGAACATTCCACCATACAGATTGAAAAGCAGGATGATGCATCCTGTATGTTAAACAAGGACGCATGCATTTGA
- a CDS encoding MarR family winged helix-turn-helix transcriptional regulator, whose amino-acid sequence MFSEIGSTLATIAWHFGPRGLNGECCEDLSMPEFIALDKVSATRNCSVQEVGRSLGFSKSGATRVVNRLGKKGYIKKLKSREDGRVCCIEPTDKGREMLRMADLRYQQQFEALLSRFPSESRQKIKEVFFRVAGAVKE is encoded by the coding sequence ATGTTTTCAGAGATTGGCAGTACACTTGCCACAATCGCCTGGCACTTCGGTCCCAGGGGCCTGAACGGGGAATGCTGTGAAGATCTTTCCATGCCTGAGTTCATTGCCCTGGACAAGGTTTCAGCCACCCGGAACTGTTCCGTGCAGGAAGTGGGGCGCAGCCTTGGTTTCAGCAAAAGCGGGGCCACAAGAGTGGTCAACCGACTGGGAAAAAAGGGCTATATCAAAAAGCTAAAATCCCGCGAAGACGGCAGGGTATGCTGCATTGAACCCACGGACAAGGGCCGGGAGATGCTTCGGATGGCAGATCTGCGGTATCAGCAGCAATTTGAAGCGCTTTTATCCAGGTTCCCCTCTGAATCCAGACAGAAAATCAAAGAGGTCTTTTTCCGGGTGGCCGGGGCAGTGAAAGAGTAA
- a CDS encoding permease, which produces MNNLFTSLKYFAVITAELTVLFIGISAIVALILMYIPRDRLRQWLSRRGIFGNFLAGIVGALTPFCACSTIPMTLGFLNAGAPFGPVMTFVIASPLLNPIIIGMVAVLMGLKACLIYFAVTFAGAICFGIVLEKAGGGRYVKNVRVKGGCCDSGELEIPAAFPDKLKSAFASAWTDFRGVLIYLLVGVGIGAVIYGYIPQEWIVTAAGPGNPLAIPIAAVIGVPLYIRAESAIPIGLALAEKGMSMGAVIALIIGGAGMAIPEMTMLAGIFKKRLVASFVFVVFTTAVIGGYAFNMIL; this is translated from the coding sequence ATGAACAATCTTTTTACTTCGCTGAAATATTTTGCAGTCATTACCGCTGAGCTGACAGTCCTGTTTATCGGAATTAGCGCAATTGTGGCCCTGATTTTAATGTATATTCCCCGTGACCGCCTCCGGCAGTGGCTTTCCAGGCGGGGCATTTTCGGCAATTTCCTTGCCGGCATTGTCGGGGCATTGACCCCGTTTTGTGCCTGCTCCACAATCCCCATGACGCTTGGTTTTCTCAACGCCGGGGCGCCTTTTGGTCCGGTCATGACATTTGTGATCGCATCCCCGCTGCTCAACCCCATTATTATCGGAATGGTTGCGGTGCTCATGGGCTTAAAAGCCTGCCTGATCTATTTTGCGGTTACTTTTGCAGGCGCCATCTGCTTTGGAATCGTTCTGGAGAAGGCCGGAGGCGGCCGGTATGTAAAAAACGTCCGGGTAAAAGGGGGGTGCTGCGACAGCGGAGAGCTGGAAATTCCGGCGGCTTTTCCGGATAAGCTGAAAAGCGCTTTTGCTTCTGCCTGGACCGATTTCCGGGGGGTGCTGATCTATCTCCTGGTCGGCGTGGGGATCGGGGCTGTGATTTACGGATATATTCCACAGGAATGGATCGTGACAGCGGCCGGGCCCGGCAATCCGCTGGCCATACCGATTGCCGCGGTCATCGGGGTCCCCTTGTACATCCGGGCCGAATCGGCCATTCCCATCGGACTGGCTCTGGCTGAAAAAGGCATGAGCATGGGGGCGGTGATTGCCCTGATCATCGGCGGCGCCGGTATGGCGATTCCGGAGATGACCATGCTGGCAGGAATATTTAAAAAACGGCTGGTGGCTTCATTTGTGTTTGTTGTTTTTACAACCGCGGTGATCGGCGGATACGCATTTAACATGATACTGTAA